In Arthrobacter sp. CJ23, the genomic window GAAGAATGAGCCTGCGAGTTAGTGTTACGTCGCGAGGTTAACCCGTGTGGGGAAGCCGTAGCGAAAGCGAGTCTGAACAGGGCGATCGTAGTGGCGTGATCTAGACCCGAAGCGGAGTGATCTACCCATGGCCAGGTTGAAGCGACGGTAAGACGTCGTGGAGGACCGAACCCACTTCAGTTGAAAATGGAGGGGATGAGCTGTGGGTAGGGGTGAAAGGCCAATCAAACTCCGTGATAGCTGGTTCTCCCCGAAATGCATTTAGGTGCAGCGTTGCGTGTTTCTTGCCGGAGGTAGAGCTACTGGATGGCCGATGGGCCCTACAAGGTTACTGACGTCAGCCAAACTCCGAATGCCGGTAAGTGAGAGCGCAGCAGTGAGACTGTGGGGGATAAGCTTCATAGTCGAGAGGGAAACAGCCCAGACCACCAACTAAGGCCCCTAAGCGTGTGCTAAGTGGGAAAGGATGTGGAGTTGCGAAGACAACCAGGAGGTTGGCTTAGAAGCAGCCACCCTTGAAAGAGTGCGTAATAGCTCACTGGTCAAGTGATTCCGCGCCGACAATGTAGCGGGGCTCAAGTACACCGCCGAAGTTGTGGATTTCAGACATGGCCTAGCCTTCGTGGTTCAGGCGTCTGGAGTGGTAGGGGAGCGTCGTGTGGGCGGTGAAGTCGCGGTGTAAACCAGCGGTGGAGCCTACACGAGTGAGAATGCAGGCATGAGTAGCGAAAGACGGGTGAGAAACCCGTCCGCCGAATGATCAAGGGTTCCAGGGTCAAGCTAATCTGCCCTGGGTAAGTCGGGACCTAAGGCGAGGCCGACAGGCGTAGTCGATGGACAACGGGTTGATATTCCCGTACCGGCGAAAAACCGCCCATGCCAAGCGGGGGATACTAACCGCCCGGAGCCTGCCCAATCACCCTTGTGGTGTGCGGGTTTTGGCCGAGCGCGGGACCTGATCCCGGGAGGTAAGCGTATTAACAGGTGTGACGCAGGAAGGTAGCCGGGCCGGGCGATGGTTGCCCCGGTCTAAGGATGTAGGGTCAGGGATAGGCAAATCCGTCCCTGTGTGTTCAATCACGTTCCTGAGATCTGATGGGACTCCCGCAAGGGGGATCCGGTGATCCTATGCTGCCTAGAAAAGCATCGACGCGAGGTTTTAGCCGCCCGTACCCCAAACCGACACAGGTGATCAGGTAGAGAATACTAAGGCGATCGAGAGAATTATGGTTAAGGAACTCGGCAAAATGCCCCCGTAACTTCGGGAGAAGGGGGCCTGCCCCGTGATGGAGACTTGCTCTCCGGAGCGGGTGTGGGCCGCAGAGACCAGGGGGAAGCGACTGTTTACTAAAAACACAGGTCCGTGCGAAGTCGCAAGACGATGTATACGGACTGACTCCTGCCCGGTGCTGGAAGGTTAAGAGGACCGGTTAGCCACTTCGGTGGCGAAGCTGAGAATTTAAGCCCCAGTAAACGGCGGTGGTAACTATAACCATCCTAAGGTAGCGAAATTCCTTGTCGGGTAAGTTCCGACCTGCACGAATGGAGTAACGACTTCCCCGCTGTCTCAACCATAAACTCGGCGAAATTGCAGTACGAGTAAAGATGCTCGTTACGCGCAGCAGGACGGAAAGACCCCGAGACCTTTACTATAGTTTGGTATTGGTGTTCGGAGTGGCTTGTGTAGGATAGGTGGGAGACGTGGAAGCCCGGACGCCAGTCCGGGTGGAGTCATCGTTGAAATACCACTCTGGTCACTTTGGACATCTAACTTCGGCCCGTGATCCGGGTCAGGGACAGTGCCTGATGGGTAGTTTAACTGGGGCGGTTGCCTCCTAAAAAGTAACGGAGGCGCCCAAAGGTTCCCTCAGCCTGGTTGGCAATCAGGTGTCGAGTGTAAGTGCACAAGGGAGCTTGACTGTGAGAGAGACATCTCGAGCAGGGACGAAAGTCGGGACTAGTGATCCGGCGGTACATTGTGGAATGGCCGTCGCTCAACGGATAAAAGGTACCTCGGGGATAACAGGCTGATCTTGCCCAAGAGTCCATATCGACGGCATGGTTTGGCACCTCGATGTCGGCTCGTCGCATCCTGGGGCTGGAGTAGGTCCCAAGGGTTGGGCTGTTCGCCCATTAAAGCGGTACGCGAGCTGGGTTTAGAACGTCGTGAGACAGTTCGGTCCCTATCCGCTGCGCGCGCAGGAAATTTGAGAAGGGCTGTCCTTAGTACGAGAGGACCGGGACGGACGAACCTCTGGTGTGTCAGTTGTACTGCCAAGTGCACCGCTGATTAGCTACGTTCGGATGGGATAACCGCTGAAAGCATCTAAGCGGGAAGCTCGCTTCAAGATGAGATTTCCAAACACCTCGTGTGTGAGAGGCCCCCAGCCAGACCACTGGGTTGATAGGCCGGATGTGGAAGACAGGACCAAAGACTGTTGAAGCTGACCGGTACTAATAGGCCGACAACTTACACCACACAAACAAAACACTTGCTTGCGTCCACTATGTGGTTCCCGACCAACAAACCCAAACCGCGGTTTGCACGGCACAGGAACACAACCACAACTAAACAACAACAACACCACACCTGCCCGCACGGGCAGGAACATGTTGTAACCACGGATTTCCCACCCCCGCCACCGCCAGGTGAGTGCGGGGGACGGGACACAGGGTTACGGCGGTCACAGCGTGGGGGAAACGCCCGGTCCCATTCCGAACCCGGAAGCTAAGACCCACAGCGCCGATGGTACTGCACCCGGGAGGGTGTGGGAGAGTAGGACACCGCCGGACAACCATTCAGGTCGAGCGCCCCCAACCCCGGTTGGGGGCACTCCCATGGATAGTTTGCAAAACTGAATACGAGCACTGAAGTAGTAACCACGAGTCTTCCCACCCCTGGCGCAGCCAGGCGGAGCGGGTCACAGGGTTACGGCGGTCACAGCGTGGGGGAAACGCCCGGTCCCATTCCGAACCCGGAAGCTAAGACCCACAGCGCCGATGGTACTGCACCCGGGAGGGTGTGGGAGAGTAGGACACCGCCGGACAACCATTCAGTACAGAAGCCCCGACCATGACGGTCGGGGCTTCTGTCATTTAACAAGCACCTGCCCGTGCATTCCGGCCCGAGCAGGACCAAAGTGTGAGAATGACAACGTCGCCCCGTTCTTGATTCAATCCAGCAAGGGCCGGGCGTCAGGATCCCCAGCTGGGGTGACCCGATGGATCTCAACAGGAATGGCCGGATGACACGTGTTGGTATAGAGGATGTTCGCACGGAGATTGATGCGCTGGATCGGCAGATCGTTGAACTCCTGTGCCGGCGGCAGCATTGGGTGGTGGAGGCCGGCAAGCTGAAGAGCGATCCGGGCGCGGTCCGGGCTCCGGACCGCGTTGAGCAGGTCATTTCCAAGGTGCGTGCCTTGGCTGTGGAGCTTGGTGCGGCCCCTGACGTTGTAGAGCGAACGTACCGGGCGATGATCGCGGCCTTCATCGACCTTGAGCTGACCATCCACGAGAACCACCGCGATTCGGCCTCGGCCACCCAGAGCAACGCTGTCTGATCCGGATTGCCAGCGGCATCCCTCGGCCATGTCAGCTGGCCGGGTCGTAGTGGAACTGCCGGAGCTCTTGCGAGCAGCGGCAGGCGACGGCGATCTTCGCGGCCCACTCGAGTGCGGCCTCCCGCGAGGGCAGCTCGAGAACGGTGTAGCCGCCGTTGGGCACCTTGTGGCCTGGGTACGTGCCCTCGGTGACGGTGCCGTCACCGGCCACGAGCACCGGGTCCACGTCCTCATCGATCCCGCCGCCGAAGACGTACACGCCCGCCGCCTTGGCCTCGTCGATGACGGCATGCGAGGCTTCCACTACCGACTCGAAGTCCTCCTCGGGGATCACCATGGCCTCACCGGGGAACGAGATCAGGTACTTCGTCATTCGAAGACTCCTCTACTCCGGCGGCGCCATCCGCCGGCTCCTCTCTGCGGCACCGCTCTGGTGCCCAGCCCGATTATGGCTCCGACGCCCGCCACGTCGTCAAGGTGCAGCGACGCCGTATCCGGCATGAGGCCGATGGCGCACCGCTTCGCGGGCGTGCTAGCTTTCAGTGATCGTGATCTATCGGCAGGAGGTGAGTCCCATGAACGCAGTATCCGCAGTGGGTGCTCCCTTGCAGTCCACGATCGCTCGACTGAGGTAGTCGCCACCGGGAGCGCCCCATCAGGCAATTCGCGAAAGGCGACTCCCATGAACACAACACCTTCTTCACCTCTGCACTCCATTTCCACGGCGGCCACCGAGCTGCCGAGGTCTGACCAGGATCACCCACAGGTCGACGCCACAAGCCGGGTACACGGAGCGGGTGAGCGAGCGTTGGTCCTCGGTGGTGGCGGATCGGCGGGCAATGCCTGGCTGATCGGCGTCATCGCCGGCCTGTTCGAAGCCGGGTTGGATGCAAGGGAGACGGACCTGATCATCGGCACGTCGGCAGAATCTACTGCCGCGGCCCAGATCACCAGCGCCACCTCGAATGAACTGCTGGCCGCCATCCTTTCCGCCGCACCCCAGCCACGCACTGCTCCGGCGGGATCCGACGGCGGACGCGTTCACAGTGGAGCGGCGGCGAACCATATGGAGAGAACGAGCCGAATCATCGCCGCCGCTGAGGATGCTGCCGACATGCGCCGCAGAATGGGTGCGGCGGCGCTCGAAATCGACGCGGCGTCGGACGGCTCCGGGCAAACGCGGTGGCGCGCTACCGTCGCCACCCGGCTGCCCAGCCGGCACTGGCCGAAACAAACGCTGCTCATCACGGCGGTCAACGCCTCTACCGGTGAACCGGTCGTGTTCGACCGCCACAGCGGCGTCGACCTGGTGGACGCCGTGGCTGCCAGCTGTGCCAGTGGCTTCGCCTACAAGATCGGCGGCAGCCGATACATCGACGGCGGCTACCGATCCAACGCCGAGAACGCCGATCTGGCGGCCGGATACGCACGGGTGCTGGTGCTGTCGCCATTCGGCGGCAGATCACGGACTCCGGTGGGGTGGG contains:
- a CDS encoding chorismate mutase; the encoded protein is MTRVGIEDVRTEIDALDRQIVELLCRRQHWVVEAGKLKSDPGAVRAPDRVEQVISKVRALAVELGAAPDVVERTYRAMIAAFIDLELTIHENHRDSASATQSNAV
- a CDS encoding YciI family protein, giving the protein MTKYLISFPGEAMVIPEEDFESVVEASHAVIDEAKAAGVYVFGGGIDEDVDPVLVAGDGTVTEGTYPGHKVPNGGYTVLELPSREAALEWAAKIAVACRCSQELRQFHYDPAS
- a CDS encoding patatin-like phospholipase family protein, giving the protein MNTTPSSPLHSISTAATELPRSDQDHPQVDATSRVHGAGERALVLGGGGSAGNAWLIGVIAGLFEAGLDARETDLIIGTSAESTAAAQITSATSNELLAAILSAAPQPRTAPAGSDGGRVHSGAAANHMERTSRIIAAAEDAADMRRRMGAAALEIDAASDGSGQTRWRATVATRLPSRHWPKQTLLITAVNASTGEPVVFDRHSGVDLVDAVAASCASGFAYKIGGSRYIDGGYRSNAENADLAAGYARVLVLSPFGGRSRTPVGWGMHLATQVYELRARGGRVETIFPDSNSEHMFGANAMDLSLRPPAARAGYEQGRALAGQLTEFWR